The nucleotide sequence TAGTATCCATTGAAAATGAGAACAAGAAAATGGAAGATACCATTAAAATCTCCGGCAATCCTGAGAAAGTGTCCACTCCAGGGAAAAAACGCGTATACCGGATTATCAGCCGGGTGAGTGGCAAGTCGGAGGGGGACTATATTGCCCTTGAAGAAGAAAAGCCGTATGAACAGGAGAAGATCAAAATGTTCCATCCTGTACATACGTATATCTCTAAGTTCGTCACTAATTTTGAAGCGCGGGATTTGCATGAAGACATTTTTCTAAATGGTGAACTTGTCTATGAACTTCCAGAGCTAACTAGTATCCGCCAGTATTTGCAGAGCAATCTGGATCTTCTGTGGGATGAGTACAAACGAATTTTAAATCCGGAAGCTTATCCAGTCGACTTGAGTGAAAAATGCTGGAATAATAAAATGGAGCTTATTCAAGAAGTGAAGGAAAAAACAGAAAAAAGACTGAAACAGGGTCAACTTGAGGAGGAGAGAAAAGAGTGACAGATTTACAAAAGAAGATTATCGAAGAATTGAAAGTAAAGCCGGTCATTGATCCGCAGGAAGAAATTAGAAAAAGTATTGATTTTATGAAAGCATATTTACGAAAGTATTCTTTTCTAAAAGGCTTCGTCCTTGGCATTTCAGGAGGACAAGATTCTACGCTGGCTGGAAAATTAGCACAGATGGCGGTTGATGAGTTGAAAAAGGAGACGGGCTCGGACGAGTACAAGTTTTATGCCGTGCGGCTTCCAAGCGGTGTTCAAAAAGATGAGGATGATTGTCAAGATGCCCTTGATTTTATCCAACCTGACGAAATTCTTGCTATCAATATTAAGCCGGCGGTAGACGCAAGTGAACAAGCGTTAAAGGCAGCGGGGATCGAGCTGTCTGATTTTGCAAAAGGAAATGAAAAAGCCCGTGAGCGGATGAAAGCCCAGTATAGCGTTGCTGCTATGAGACATAGTGTCGTTCTTGGGACTGACCATGCGGCTGAGGCAATTACTGGTTTCTTCACTAAATATGGTGATGGCGGAGCTGACCTTGTTCCGCTCTATCGTTTAAATAAGAGGCAGGGCCGACAAATGCTCAAAGCTTTGAATTGTCCAGAGCACTTATATACCAAAGTGCCGACAGCTGATTTGGAGGATGAGCGCCCGCTGCTTCCTGATGAAACGGCTCTCGGTGTATCATATGAATACATTGATGATTATCTGGAAGGAAAAGAGGTGCCAGAAGCGGCCAGAGAGCGGATTGAACAATTATATTTGAATTCACAACATAAGCGGCATTTGCCGATTAACATTTTTGATGACTTTTGGAAATAAAGCTAAAAAGCATTGGAGAATTAATTCTCCAATGCTTTTTCATTTCAAGCGCTGTAAGGGGCTATCCTTATTTAGGAGGAGAGCGAGAAGAATGTTGGTTTTGAATTCTATACCGCAAGCGCATTTTGCGCAAAAAATAAAAGCGCTTTCTTTCTGTAATAAATATTCTATAATTGGATATATATTCATCATTTATCTCTTTTTACCTATTATTTTCAAGAGGGAAGGAGAAGAGGGTGAATAAAAATTGACAACATAGATTATTGCTAGGGGGCACGATATGAAGAACTTTGAAGAACTAGTAGCTTTAGTGACAAATTGGATTTGGGGTCTTCCGATGATGTTATTGCTTTTGGGAGGAGGCCTTTTTTTAACGGTCCGTTTAGGTTTTTTTCAGTTTCGTTATCTTCCACATGTGTTGAAAGAAACATTTGGGAAAATGTTTGTAAAGAATGATGCGCCGGGCTCGGTTACTCCTTTTCAAGCAACGACCTCTGCTCTTGCTTCTACAATAGGGGCAGCTAATATAGTGGGTGTTCCAGTAGCGATCGCTTTAGGAGGGCCAGGAGCTGTTTTCTGGATGTGGGTTGTAGCCATGATTGGAATGGCCTCTAAATATTCTGAAGTAGTGCTTGGAGTAAAGTATCGCACAAAAAACGAAGAGGGAGAATGGACTGGCGGGCCCATGCATTATATTGAGAAAGGTCTCGGTTGGAAGCCTGTAGCTATGTTCTTTGCCTTCTTCTTAATGCTTGAAATTATGGCAAGTACGATGGTTCAATCAAATTCCTTGTCTCAAACAGTTGAATCTGCATTTAACCTTCCGCCAATTGTAACGGGGGTTATTGTCCTCCTATTAGTAGGATTAGTTACACTCGGTGGGATTAAACGTATCGGTTCTGTTACAGAAAAGTTTATCCCTTTAATGGTTGGTGTTTATTTAGTAAGCGCTTTTATTGTGTTAGGTGCTAATGTAACTGAAATTCCTGCTGCCTTCACATTAATATTTAAATCTGCTTTTACGCCTATCTCAGCTGCTGGAGGATTCGCGGGTGCTGGAGTGGCAGCTGCAATCCGCTGGGGGCTGGCCCGTGGAATTTATTCAAATGAAGCAGGGATGGGGACGGCTTCAATTGCCCATGCAGCAGCGAAAACAGAACATCCAGCTAAGCAAGGTTTGTGGGGCATCTTTGAAGTCATTATTGATACACTTGTCGTTTGTACAATGACAGCTTTAGTTGTTTTAACATCTGGTGCCTGGCAGGAAGTTCCGGCAGATAAAGCATCTACAATGGTTGTAACAGCCCTGTCTAATGTGGTGGGAGAAGGCATCGCTGGAACACTTATTTCCATCTGCTTATTCTTCTTTGTGCTTTCAACGGTTGTAGTCATCGTGTTTTATGGAGAAAAACAGGCAGAATATTTATTTGGTCTAAAGTTTTCCAAGATTATGCGTTTTGTTTATTTAGCTGCTATTCTTGCCGGAGCGGTAGGGGGATTAAAGGTTATTTGGCAGTTCCTTGATTTAATGCTCGCCATGATTGTTTTACCAAATATAGTGGCTCTGTTATTCTTAAGTGGAGAAGTAAAAGAGGTTACAAAAGATTATATTCAGCGATATATTAAAAAAGGTCAGAATAAGCAAAAGAGACGTTCAGCATAGAACTATAAAGTCCTTGTAGGAAAGTAATTAAAAGCAATACGGGCTTTGAAAACATCAGAGAGAGGTTGATCGTTATGTATGGTGAATTAAAACATTTATCTATAGAAGAACAGGTAGAAAAATTAACTAAAACGTTAGTGGGTATTCCTAGTGTGAATGGTTCAGAGAATGGTGAAGTAGCAGTGGCAGATGCGATCTTAGGTATTTTGCGTTCTTATCCATATTTTCAGCAGAATCCAGCGCTTGTTTGGGAACAGACAGCCGTTGATGATGCACTAAATAGGAAGAATGTCTTCGCTTTTATCAAAGGTGGAGTGAATGCCAAACAAACCATTATTCACCATGCTCATATTGATACAGTGGGGATTGAGGATTTTGGTGCGTTGCGTGCCCATGCATTTGATCCGGATTATCTGCAAGATTTCTTCAAAGAATTTGAGCAAAACCCGGATGTTCAGGCAGATGCCTGTTCCGGAGACTGGATGTTTGGGCGCGGATCGGTTGATATGCAAAGTGGAGCAGCGGTTCATTTAGCCAATC is from Bacillus sp. PK3_68 and encodes:
- the nadE gene encoding ammonia-dependent NAD(+) synthetase, with amino-acid sequence MTDLQKKIIEELKVKPVIDPQEEIRKSIDFMKAYLRKYSFLKGFVLGISGGQDSTLAGKLAQMAVDELKKETGSDEYKFYAVRLPSGVQKDEDDCQDALDFIQPDEILAINIKPAVDASEQALKAAGIELSDFAKGNEKARERMKAQYSVAAMRHSVVLGTDHAAEAITGFFTKYGDGGADLVPLYRLNKRQGRQMLKALNCPEHLYTKVPTADLEDERPLLPDETALGVSYEYIDDYLEGKEVPEAARERIEQLYLNSQHKRHLPINIFDDFWK
- a CDS encoding sodium:alanine symporter family protein translates to MKNFEELVALVTNWIWGLPMMLLLLGGGLFLTVRLGFFQFRYLPHVLKETFGKMFVKNDAPGSVTPFQATTSALASTIGAANIVGVPVAIALGGPGAVFWMWVVAMIGMASKYSEVVLGVKYRTKNEEGEWTGGPMHYIEKGLGWKPVAMFFAFFLMLEIMASTMVQSNSLSQTVESAFNLPPIVTGVIVLLLVGLVTLGGIKRIGSVTEKFIPLMVGVYLVSAFIVLGANVTEIPAAFTLIFKSAFTPISAAGGFAGAGVAAAIRWGLARGIYSNEAGMGTASIAHAAAKTEHPAKQGLWGIFEVIIDTLVVCTMTALVVLTSGAWQEVPADKASTMVVTALSNVVGEGIAGTLISICLFFFVLSTVVVIVFYGEKQAEYLFGLKFSKIMRFVYLAAILAGAVGGLKVIWQFLDLMLAMIVLPNIVALLFLSGEVKEVTKDYIQRYIKKGQNKQKRRSA